A single genomic interval of Arctopsyche grandis isolate Sample6627 chromosome 8, ASM5162203v2, whole genome shotgun sequence harbors:
- the LOC143915703 gene encoding kelch-like protein 41b isoform X1 yields the protein MMEIDAKPALSKKRLQYFYDAMREGKFTDVVFDVGDRKYYAHMAMLSACSKFFETNKRNISRIFSDFDYPVIDAVLKYCYLGEIHIQDEHYKHFLQLANILQIDIFDSKYEKAIIETNCLEVLNHSNDPILPEKANSEAIDNFTPLHKSPDFRNLPASALSDILKSDEINSSVDELFDLVKFWIKYDEENRKSKLVEPLGLENLPPLSIEYIVTELLDLCYPNSDCNAFFKQALKAIFENYETKLSTTEQILKNCQYELSNVKKHIKTSRSELSSAEKTLNSCQSKFSIVEQILKHGHSSFENDEATENDKLALVGDYDANVANTIDIYDGKNDRWTLSEDFQLNRSDFASVLVDHTGLLIIGGSGTTNVDYIDLKSGQKHQLKPLNQSRQWPSAAKICRNSTTIVYAIGGIDSYETRNFLSSVERWSSETKTWDRNVAPLLHAVYFHSAAVIDDIIYVTGGRIKKDGEDSSTNIVQVYSADSNSWSYGTPMIRKRLQHSSVAFKGRLYVGGGTTGETYYYLDSVESYDPNAKLWTIYCKLPKPVRALSICFYRNKLLCMAGHNGQNFLSNVWEYDDKSNNWKSLKSLNKGRHYATAHVIPYDSVI from the exons ATGATGGAAATTGATGCAAAACCAGCTCTTTCAAAAAAGCGACTCCAGTACTTTTACGATGCAATGAGGGAGGGAAAATTCACAGACGTGGTCTTTGACGTTGGCGATCGGAA ATACTACGCCCATATGGCAATGCTCTCAGCGTGCAGCAAATTCTTTGAGACCAACAAAAGGAATATAAGTcgtattttttctgatttcgatTACCCGGTCATCGATGCAGTGTTAAAGTATTGCTACCTTGGAGAAATAC ATATCCAAGACGAGCATTACAAACATTTCTTACAACTGGCCAACATACTTCAGATCGACATTTTTGACTCTAAATATGAAAAGGCGATCATTGAAACGAATTGTTTGGAAGTCTTGAATCATTCAAATGATCCGATCCTACCAGAAAAGGCGAATAGTGAGGCCATCGACAACTTTACACCT ttacACAAATCCCCAGACTTCCGCAATCTGCCAGCCTCCGCACTATCTGATATCTTAAAATCCGATGAAATAAATTCATCAGTTGATGAATTATTTGACCTTGTGAAATTTTGGATAAAATATGACGAAGAAAATCGTAAGAGTAAATTGGTTGAACCGTTGGGCTTGGAGAATTTGCCGCCACTCTCTATAGAG TATATCGTCACGGAACTTTTGGACTTGTGCTATCCAAATTCCGATTGCAATGCTTTTTTCAAACAAGCATTAAAAGCAATTTTCGAAAATTATGAAACCAAATTATCAACCACCGAACAGATACTGAAAAACTGTCAATATGAATTGTCAAATGTCAAGAAGCATATAAAAACTTCCCGATCCGAACTGTCATCTGCCGAAAAGACTTTAAATAGCTGTCAATCCAAATTTTCAATCGTCGAACAGATTTTGAAACATGGTCATAGTTCATTCGAAAATGATGAAGCCACTGAAAATGACAAATTAGCACTGGTTGGAGATTATGATGCAAat GTAGCAAACACCATCGATATATACGATGGAAAAAATGATCGTTGGACCTTAAGTGAGGATTTTCAATTGAACAGAAGTGACTTTGCATCAGTTTTAGTTGATCATACAGGGTTGTTGATCATAGGAGGATCCGGTACAACAAAT GTGGACTATATTGATCTGAAAAGTGGTCAGAAACATCAATTGAAGCCATTGAATCAAAGCCGTCAATGGCCATCAGCAGCGAAAATTTGTCGCAATTCAACCACTATTGTATACGCCATTGGAGGCATTGACAGTTACGAAActagaaactttttatcatcAGTCGAGAG ATGGAGCAGCGAAACAAAGACATGGGATCGAAACGTAGCTCCATTGTTGCATGCTGTCTATTTCCATAGTGCTGCAGTTATTGACGACATTATCTACGTGACAGGTGGGCGAATAAAAAAAGATGGAGAAGATTCGTCCACTAATATAGTACAAGTGTACTCTGCAGATTCAAATTCTTGGTCTTATGGCACTCCGATGATTCGGAAGAGGTTGCAGCACTCG AGCGTCGCATTCAAAGGGAGGCTGTATGTCGGTGGTGGAACCACTGGTGAAACATACTATTACTTAGATAGTGTCGAATCGTATGATCCAAATGCCAAATTATGGACTATTTATTGCAAATTGCCAAAGCCTGTGCGTGCACTCAGCATATGTTTTTATCGAAACAAGCTACTTTGCATGG ctGGACATAATGGACAAAACTTCTTGAGCAACGTTTGGGAATACGACGACAAAAGCAACAATTGGAAATCTTTAAAAAGTCTCAACAAAGGCAGACATTATGCAACTGCACACGTCATACCATATGATTCTGTAATTTGA
- the LOC143915703 gene encoding kelch repeat and BTB domain-containing protein 12-like isoform X2 produces MMEIDAKPALSKKRLQYFYDAMREGKFTDVVFDVGDRKYYAHMAMLSACSKFFETNKRNISRIFSDFDYPVIDAVLKYCYLGEIHIQDEHYKHFLQLANILQIDIFDSKYEKAIIETNCLEVLNHSNDPILPEKANSEAIDNFTPLHKSPDFRNLPASALSDILKSDEINSSVDELFDLVKFWIKYDEENRKSKLVEPLGLENLPPLSIEILKNCQYELSNVKKHIKTSRSELSSAEKTLNSCQSKFSIVEQILKHGHSSFENDEATENDKLALVGDYDANVANTIDIYDGKNDRWTLSEDFQLNRSDFASVLVDHTGLLIIGGSGTTNVDYIDLKSGQKHQLKPLNQSRQWPSAAKICRNSTTIVYAIGGIDSYETRNFLSSVERWSSETKTWDRNVAPLLHAVYFHSAAVIDDIIYVTGGRIKKDGEDSSTNIVQVYSADSNSWSYGTPMIRKRLQHSSVAFKGRLYVGGGTTGETYYYLDSVESYDPNAKLWTIYCKLPKPVRALSICFYRNKLLCMAGHNGQNFLSNVWEYDDKSNNWKSLKSLNKGRHYATAHVIPYDSVI; encoded by the exons ATGATGGAAATTGATGCAAAACCAGCTCTTTCAAAAAAGCGACTCCAGTACTTTTACGATGCAATGAGGGAGGGAAAATTCACAGACGTGGTCTTTGACGTTGGCGATCGGAA ATACTACGCCCATATGGCAATGCTCTCAGCGTGCAGCAAATTCTTTGAGACCAACAAAAGGAATATAAGTcgtattttttctgatttcgatTACCCGGTCATCGATGCAGTGTTAAAGTATTGCTACCTTGGAGAAATAC ATATCCAAGACGAGCATTACAAACATTTCTTACAACTGGCCAACATACTTCAGATCGACATTTTTGACTCTAAATATGAAAAGGCGATCATTGAAACGAATTGTTTGGAAGTCTTGAATCATTCAAATGATCCGATCCTACCAGAAAAGGCGAATAGTGAGGCCATCGACAACTTTACACCT ttacACAAATCCCCAGACTTCCGCAATCTGCCAGCCTCCGCACTATCTGATATCTTAAAATCCGATGAAATAAATTCATCAGTTGATGAATTATTTGACCTTGTGAAATTTTGGATAAAATATGACGAAGAAAATCGTAAGAGTAAATTGGTTGAACCGTTGGGCTTGGAGAATTTGCCGCCACTCTCTATAGAG ATACTGAAAAACTGTCAATATGAATTGTCAAATGTCAAGAAGCATATAAAAACTTCCCGATCCGAACTGTCATCTGCCGAAAAGACTTTAAATAGCTGTCAATCCAAATTTTCAATCGTCGAACAGATTTTGAAACATGGTCATAGTTCATTCGAAAATGATGAAGCCACTGAAAATGACAAATTAGCACTGGTTGGAGATTATGATGCAAat GTAGCAAACACCATCGATATATACGATGGAAAAAATGATCGTTGGACCTTAAGTGAGGATTTTCAATTGAACAGAAGTGACTTTGCATCAGTTTTAGTTGATCATACAGGGTTGTTGATCATAGGAGGATCCGGTACAACAAAT GTGGACTATATTGATCTGAAAAGTGGTCAGAAACATCAATTGAAGCCATTGAATCAAAGCCGTCAATGGCCATCAGCAGCGAAAATTTGTCGCAATTCAACCACTATTGTATACGCCATTGGAGGCATTGACAGTTACGAAActagaaactttttatcatcAGTCGAGAG ATGGAGCAGCGAAACAAAGACATGGGATCGAAACGTAGCTCCATTGTTGCATGCTGTCTATTTCCATAGTGCTGCAGTTATTGACGACATTATCTACGTGACAGGTGGGCGAATAAAAAAAGATGGAGAAGATTCGTCCACTAATATAGTACAAGTGTACTCTGCAGATTCAAATTCTTGGTCTTATGGCACTCCGATGATTCGGAAGAGGTTGCAGCACTCG AGCGTCGCATTCAAAGGGAGGCTGTATGTCGGTGGTGGAACCACTGGTGAAACATACTATTACTTAGATAGTGTCGAATCGTATGATCCAAATGCCAAATTATGGACTATTTATTGCAAATTGCCAAAGCCTGTGCGTGCACTCAGCATATGTTTTTATCGAAACAAGCTACTTTGCATGG ctGGACATAATGGACAAAACTTCTTGAGCAACGTTTGGGAATACGACGACAAAAGCAACAATTGGAAATCTTTAAAAAGTCTCAACAAAGGCAGACATTATGCAACTGCACACGTCATACCATATGATTCTGTAATTTGA